The Drosophila nasuta strain 15112-1781.00 chromosome 2L, ASM2355853v1, whole genome shotgun sequence genome window below encodes:
- the LOC132793665 gene encoding LOW QUALITY PROTEIN: fibrinogen-like protein 1 (The sequence of the model RefSeq protein was modified relative to this genomic sequence to represent the inferred CDS: substituted 1 base at 1 genomic stop codon) produces MDGSVDFNRNWTDYRQGFGDLRGEFFIGLDKLHLITKSQTHELYIYLKDFDDXERYARYDNFYIGDEDEFYKIKSISSYSGNAGDALNFHKNAKFSTSDRDNDDDSRHCGQTFKSGWWFFHCYMCNLNGLYSNSPKVDSGVEWRQWHYNSLKFVQMMIRPK; encoded by the exons ATGGATGGATCTGTAGATTTTAATCGCAATTGGACAGATTATCGCCAAGGATTTGGTGATCTGCGTGGAGAATTTTTCATTGGACTCGATAAACTGCATCTAATAACTAAATCGCAAACGCACGAGTTGTACATTTACCTTAAAGACTTTGACGACTAGGAGCGATATGCCCGATATGATAATTTTTACATAGGTGACGAGGACgagttttataaaattaaatccaTTAGCAGTTACTCTGGTAATGCTGGCGATGCCCTGAACTTTCACAAAAACGCGAAATTCTCGACATCAGATCGGGATAACGACGACGATTCAAGACATTGTGGGCAAACGTTCAAGTCTGGTTGGTGGTTTTTTCACTGTTACATgtg CAATTTGAATGGTTTATATAGCAATTCACCGAAAGTAGATTCTGGTGTTGAATGGAGACAATGGCATTATAATTCTCTTAAATTTGTACAAATGATGATTAGGccgaaataa